DNA from Amycolatopsis sp. DSM 110486:
AGAACACGATCGACGGCGACCCGGGCACGGTCTGGCGCACCGACCAGTACCAGCAGCAGCTGCCGACGCTGAAGCCCGGCGTCGGGTTCGTGGTGCAGTTCGACGACCCGGTGAAGCTCGCGCAGGTGAAGATCGCGGCCGACAGCCCCGGCACGAAGATCGAGATCCGCTCGGCCGACACCAAGAACCCGAAGCTGGACGACACCAAGGTGGTCGGCACCGGTGACCTCAACGGCACCGACACGACGATCGACCTCCAGACGCCGACGGAGAGCCAGTACTTCGTCGTGTGGATCACCCAGCTGGGCGACGACAGCGACGGCGGCTTCATCAGCGAGATCGGAGACGTGAGCTTCCTGCCTGCGGGGTGATCGGCATCTCCCACTCAGTAGGCTCTGCCGGGTGACGGCTGCAGCTCCCACGGACGCGGATCTCATAGCGGCGCACGCCGCCGGTGACCCGCATGCGTTCAGCGAACTCGTCCGGCGGCACCGTGATCGTCTGTGGGCGGTGGCCCTGCGGACGCTGCGTGATCCGGAGGAAGCCGCCGACGCGTTGCAGGAGGCGTTCATCTCGGCCTTTCGCGCGGCGGGAAACTTCCGCGCCGAGTCGCAGGTGACCACGTGGCTGCACCGCATCGTCGTCAACGCGTGCCTCGACCGCATCCGCCGCAAGCAGGCGCGTCCCACCGTTCCCCTGCCCGAGGCCGGCTTCAACGAGCCGGCCTCGCCGCGCGACTCGATGTCCGAGAAGGAGACGAGCCTGCTCGTGCGCGAGGCGCTGGAGCAGCTGCCCGAGGAGCAGCGCGCGCCGATCCTGCTCGTCGACGTCGAGGGCTACTCCGTGGCCGAGACGGCGAAGATGCTCGGCATCGCGGAGGGCACGGTCAAGAGCCGCTGCGCGCGAGGACGGGGCAAACTCGCGAAGGTTCTGGGGCACCTGCGGAACCCGGATGCGAATGCGAACGTCCCAACTCACGAAAGCAAACGCAGGAGCGCCACTTCGGACGGGTCCCGGAGTGCCGGGCGAGCCGACCGCTCGCCGGGGAACGGGGAGGCACGATGACGGACGAGAGTCGGGGGGTCGGCGGGACCGTCGGTCCGCCTTGGTCTGTCGACGTGCTGGCCGACCTCCACGCCGGCGTGCTGGACGAACACGAGGCGGCGCGGCTGTGGCCGCGGGTGCAGGCGGACCCCGAAGCGCGCGCGATCATCGAAGCTCTCGAGGCGACCACGGCCGATCTGGCCGCTCTGGCTCACGAGCCGGCGCCGCCGATGCCGGCCGAGTTCGCCGCGCGGATCGACCACGCGCTGGCCGCGGAAGCCGCGTCCCGGCAGGTCGCCCCCTTTCCGGCGTCCGGTTCCGCTCCGGCACCGGCATCGCTTGAGCCCGGCGTGGCGCCCGTGGTGGACCTCGCGGCAGCACGGCGGCGGCGGAACAAGCGGCTCGGCTGGGGCGCGGGGATCCTGACGGCGGCCGCGGCGGCGATCGTCGCGATCGCCGTGACGGTGCCCGGCCCGGCCCAGGAAACCGGCACTGGCGTGGCCGCTCCCGCGCCGGCGGGACCGTCCGTGGGTAGCGACGGCAGCGGGGCGGAAGCGCTGCTGGGCGGAGCCATGGGCGTACGCGACTTCGGCCCGCTTCAGGACGAGCAGCGCCTCGACGCGTGCGTCAGCGCGGCCGGTCTGGACCCGGACGTGCGGCCGGAGGGCATCCGGCCGGTGACCGTCGAGGGCAAGCCCGGCGTGCTGGTCATCTACACGACGGGTCAGCTCGCGCAGTTCCGCCTGGTGGCCTTCGGGGCCGACTGCGGGCCGGGTCACGCCGACAAGCTGTTCGACAAGGTCGTCGGCAAGAAATAACCGCTGGTCGGGACGGGCGAGTAGCGGCCGTCACCGTCGGGAACACCGCCACCTACCATCGTGTTGAGACCAGAGCACAGGTCACTACGAGCGGAGGTTCACGGGTGGCTGCCGAGGAAATCAGGAACCTGATCGTCGTCGGGTCGGGTCCCGCCGGTTACACGGCTGCGGTTTACGCGGCTCGCGCGCAGCTCGAACCGTTGGTGTTCGAGGGCACGCAGTTCGGTGGTGCGCTGATGACGACCACGGAGGTCGAGAACTTCCCCGGCTTCCGCGACGGCATCCAGGGCCCGGACCTGATGGAAGAGATGCGCAAGCAGGCCGAGCGCTTCGGCGCCGAGCTGCGCGCGGAGGACGTCGAGTCGCTGGAGCTGACGGGCGACGTCAAGTACGTGGTCGCGAACGGCAAGCGGTACGCCGCGCGCGCGGTCGTCCTCGCGATGGGCGCTGCGGCGCGCTACTTGAACGTGCCCGGTGAGCAGGACCTGCTCGGCCGCGGTGTGTCGGCCTGTGCGACGTGTGACGGCTTCTTCTTCCGCGACCACGACATCGCCGTGGCCGGCGGTGGTGACTCCGCGATGGAGGAGGCGACCTTCCTGACGAAGTTCGCCAAGTCCGTCACGATCGTGCACCGCCGTGACGAGTTCCGCGCGTCCAAGATCATGCTCGAGCGCGCCCGCGCGAACGACAAGATCAAGTGGCAGCTGAACTCCGAGATCACCGGGGTGGAAGGCGACGGCACCGTCAAGGGCCTGAAGGTCACGGACACCAAGACCGGCGACGAGAAGACGCTGGACGTCACCGGTTTCTTCGTCGCGATCGGTCACGACCCGCGCAGCGCTCTGGTGCGCGGCCAGGTCGACGTCGACGAGGACGGCTACGTGGTGACGCAGGGGCGCACGTCCTACACGAACGTGCCGGGCGTGTTCGCGGCCGGTGACCTCGTGGACCGCACCTACCGTCAGGCCATCACGGCGGCGGGTTCCGGGTGCAGCGCGGCCATCGACGCGGAACGATGGCTGGCGGAGCACGGCGACGAGAACGCCCACGAGGCGTCCGAGCTGGTCGGCGGCGGCTACGGCGCCGGCACCCACTGACTTTCCGATACCGACCACCCGAAGGAGAAACCATGGGCAACAACACCGTCAAGGTGACCGACAAGTCGTTCGTGGACGACGTCCTGACCAGCGAAAAGCCGGTCCTGGTCGACTTCTGGGCGACCTGGTGCGGGCCTTGTAAGATGGTCGCCCCGGTGCTCGAGGAGATCGCGGCCGAGAACGGCGAGAAGCTGACCGTCGCGAAGCTCGACATCGACGAGAACCCGAACACGGCGCGTGACTACCAGGTGATGTCGATCCCGACGCTGATCCTGTTTCAGGGTGGCAAGCCGGTGAAGCAGATCGTCGGCGCGAAGCCGAAGGCGGCTCTGCTGTCGGATCTGAAGGACGTCCTCTGATCGAGGCGGCGCTGTCCAGCTACTGAGAACCCGGGCCTGCGGGAATCGCCTCGCGGGCCCGGGTTCTCGCACGTTCGGGCGAAGTGTCCGTGGCCATGATCACGCAGGTGCACGGGCGTGTCCGTCCTGCGGCGGCTTGCGCACTCCCGGGCACACCGACCGGGCCTGCGCGCTCACCGAGAGTTCACAGGGCACAATAGGTGCCCTGGGCTTACACCCACACAGGTTTTCTGTTTTCGCATCGAGCCGGTTTCGGTGCCCTAGGAAGAGCGAGGAGTGCATGCGGGTACTCCGCC
Protein-coding regions in this window:
- the sigM gene encoding RNA polymerase sigma factor SigM, whose amino-acid sequence is MTAAAPTDADLIAAHAAGDPHAFSELVRRHRDRLWAVALRTLRDPEEAADALQEAFISAFRAAGNFRAESQVTTWLHRIVVNACLDRIRRKQARPTVPLPEAGFNEPASPRDSMSEKETSLLVREALEQLPEEQRAPILLVDVEGYSVAETAKMLGIAEGTVKSRCARGRGKLAKVLGHLRNPDANANVPTHESKRRSATSDGSRSAGRADRSPGNGEAR
- the trxB gene encoding thioredoxin-disulfide reductase — its product is MAAEEIRNLIVVGSGPAGYTAAVYAARAQLEPLVFEGTQFGGALMTTTEVENFPGFRDGIQGPDLMEEMRKQAERFGAELRAEDVESLELTGDVKYVVANGKRYAARAVVLAMGAAARYLNVPGEQDLLGRGVSACATCDGFFFRDHDIAVAGGGDSAMEEATFLTKFAKSVTIVHRRDEFRASKIMLERARANDKIKWQLNSEITGVEGDGTVKGLKVTDTKTGDEKTLDVTGFFVAIGHDPRSALVRGQVDVDEDGYVVTQGRTSYTNVPGVFAAGDLVDRTYRQAITAAGSGCSAAIDAERWLAEHGDENAHEASELVGGGYGAGTH
- the trxA gene encoding thioredoxin, with the translated sequence MGNNTVKVTDKSFVDDVLTSEKPVLVDFWATWCGPCKMVAPVLEEIAAENGEKLTVAKLDIDENPNTARDYQVMSIPTLILFQGGKPVKQIVGAKPKAALLSDLKDVL